Proteins encoded in a region of the Anguilla anguilla isolate fAngAng1 chromosome 10, fAngAng1.pri, whole genome shotgun sequence genome:
- the gas1a gene encoding growth arrest-specific protein 1a — translation MARFAGSVQCIRRLVWPFGCMLVLFGYVSIASPSHGRRLICWQAIMKCQGEPECYYAYGQYLHACGPVINGDKKKCPSHCISSLVQLNLTKNGPSLEDCDCDSDHICRNTKRAIEPCLPRTSTMGCTEARRQCESDVECSAAMRDYLIHCGKLFSGVRCTDGCRNVIADMRMIPKAQLLDTCVCDGTERTICEYIKISMKTLCFDSHDSGSGYSDSEEDSDDYYDVEPMPKFVAGAGRLLGAQCVLTVMASILVLVPLL, via the coding sequence ATGGCAAGATTTGCCGGCTCGGTACAGTGCATCCGCCGATTAGTCTGGCCTTTTGGTTGTATGTTGGTACTTTTTGGCTATGTCTCAATTGCTTCGCCTTCGCACGGCCGTCGGCTAATATGCTGGCAGGCAATCATGAAGTGTCAAGGAGAACCAGAATGCTATTACGCATACGGACAGTATCTGCACGCATGTGGACCCGTAATCAACGGAGATAAAAAGAAGTGTCCCAGTCATTGCATCTCATCGCTTGTGCAGCTCAACCTAACGAAAAACGGTCCATCTCTGGAGGACTGCGACTGTGACTCGGATCACATTTGCAGAAATACAAAACGTGCCATCGAGCCTTGTTTGCCCAGGACTAGCACTATGGGCTGCACAGAAGCCCGACGCCAATGCGAGAGTGATGTAGAATGCAGCGCTGCAATGCGCGATTATTTAATTCACTGTGGTAAACTGTTCAGTGGGGTAAGGTGTACGGACGGCTGCCGGAATGTAATCGCAGATATGCGCATGATTCCAAAAGCACAACTCTTGGATACTTGCGTCTGTGATGGAACAGAAAGGACTATCtgtgaatatataaaaataagcaTGAAAACCCTTTGCTTTGACTCTCACGATAGTGGTAGTGGATATTCGGATTCAGAAGAAGATTCTGATGACTACTATGACGTCGAGCCAATGCCAAAATTTGTGGCAGGCGCAGGTCGGCTTTTAGGAGCCCAGTGTGTTTTGACCGTGATGGCATCCATTTTGGTTCTCGTGCCTCTTCTCTAA